A single window of Nicotiana sylvestris chromosome 5, ASM39365v2, whole genome shotgun sequence DNA harbors:
- the LOC104217025 gene encoding uncharacterized protein encodes MTSAVNGECHGIVEEPKGGQVKTHIPLHVSTSHRGLIRNDNSQNHSQGNNLAIPKRLRFLNFGNLGSPSAKFQQIADERDEFSRTVPSSSSLHLRQRLSRLFSRKIDWTSLCKMCKEWFRNPLNIVLFIWIVCVAVSGAILFLVMTGMLNHAIPKKSQRDTWFEVNNQILNALFTLMCLYQHPQRLYHFVLLMRWRPEDISRLRKIYCKHGTYKPHEWTHMMVVVGLLNLNCFAQYALCGLNLGYRRSERPAIGVGLCISVAIGAPAIAGVYSMLSPLGKDYDTELDEEAQLQMTAAESSASSQLRRKSLERRFSFASDEGRILETRPRWSGGILDFWDDISLAYLSLFCSFCVFGWNMERLGFGNMYVHIATFLLFCMAPFWIFNLAAVNIDNDSVRGALGLTGIFLCLFGLLYGGFWRIQMRKRYNLPPYNTCCGKPSVADCALWLFCCWCSLAQEVRTGNSYDIVEDKFYMKQDESIAPLPREDVLYRSTQCSPNSSPPSIVKNEIMTPPAPSIIQREDV; translated from the coding sequence ATGACATCTGCTGTCAATGGTGAATGCCATGGTATTGTTGAGGAGCCTAAGGGTGGTCAAGTGAAGACTCATATACCTCTACATGTTTCGACATCTCATAGGGGACTCATACGTAACGATAATTCTCAGAACCATTCCCAAGGTAACAATCTTGCTATTCCCAAAAGGCTAAGGTTCCTCAACTTTGGTAATTTGGGCTCTCCCTCGGCAAAGTTTCAGCAGATAGCTGATGAAAGAGATGAGTTTTCTCGAACTGTACCTTCTTCTAGCAGCCTTCATCTCCGTCAACGCCTTTCTAGGCTGTTTTCACGGAAAATTGATTGGACCTCTCTTTGCAAAATGTGCAAAGAGTGGTTCAGAAATCCGCTGAATATTGTACTCTTTATCTGGATTGTATGCGTAGCCGTTTCTGGCGCAATTTTATTTCTTGTGATGACAGGGATGTTGAACCATGCCATCCCTAAGAAATCTCAGAGAGATACATGGTTTGAAGTGAATaaccaaatcctaaatgcacTGTTTACTCTGATGTGTCTGTACCAACACCCACAAAGGCTCTATCACTTTGTTCTTTTAATGCGATGGAGGCCAGAAGATATTTCCAGGCTGAGAAAGATTTACTGCAAACATGGCACTTATAAGCCCCATGAATGGACACACATGATGGTGGTTGTTGGGTTACTTAATCTCAACTGTTTTGCTCAATATGCTCTGTGTGGCCTTAATTTGGGTTACAGGAGGTCAGAAAGACCAGCTATTGGGGTAGGATTATGTATCTCAGTTGCAATTGGTGCACCTGCCATTGCTGGAGTTTACTCTATGCTCAGCCCTCTTGGAAAAGATTATGATACTGAGTTAGATGAGGAAGCACAACTTCAGATGACAGCTGCTGAGAGCAGCGCATCTAGCCAACTGAGAAGAAAATCATTGGAAAGAAGATTTTCTTTTGCATCAGATGAAGGAAGAATTCTTGAAACTAGGCCACGATGGAGTGGAGGCATTCTTGATTTTTGGGATGATATTTCTTTGGCATATCTCTCTCTGTTCTGCAgtttttgtgtttttggttgGAATATGGAGAGACTTGGGTTTGGAAACATGTATGTTCATATTGCAACTTTTCTTCTCTTCTGTATGGCTCCTTTCTGGATCTTCAATTTGGCTGCTGTTAATATTGACAATGATAGTGTCAGGGGGGCGTTAGGACTTACTGGAATTTTCCTTTGTCTATTTGGGTTACTATATGGTGGCTTTTGGAGGATTCAGATGAGAAAACGATACAATTTGCCTCCTTACAATACTTGCTGTGGTAAACCTTCTGTTGCTGATTGTGCACTATGGCTTTTCTGCTGTTGGTGTTCTCTTGCACAGGAAGTAAGGACTGGAAATTCTTATGACATTGTGGAGGATAAATTTTATATGAAACAAGATGAAAGTATAGCTCCATTACCTCGTGAGGATGTGCTATATAGATCCACTCAATGTTCTCCCAACTCCTCTCCACCTTCAATAGTGAAAAATGAGATAATGACACCGCCTGCTCCTTCGATTATACAAAGAGAAGATGTGTAG